One window of the Streptomyces sp. NBC_00259 genome contains the following:
- a CDS encoding amino acid ABC transporter ATP-binding protein, with amino-acid sequence MTAMVKAEGVHKSFGHIEVLKGIDLEVAPREVFCLIGPSGSGKSTFLRCINHLEKINAGRLYVDGELVGYRQKGDKLYELKDSEVALKRRDIGMVFQRFNLFPHMTALENVMEAPIQVKGETKAVARERAAKLLDRVGLADRAQNYPSQLSGGQQQRVAIARALAMEPKLMLFDEPTSALDPELVGDVLDVMRGLAEDGMTMVVVTHEMGFAREVGDSLVFMDGGVVVESGNPRDVLTNPQHDRTKAFLSKVL; translated from the coding sequence ATGACCGCCATGGTGAAGGCCGAAGGCGTCCACAAGTCCTTCGGCCACATCGAAGTCCTCAAGGGCATCGACCTCGAAGTCGCCCCCCGCGAGGTGTTCTGCCTCATCGGCCCCTCCGGCTCCGGCAAGTCCACCTTCCTGCGCTGCATCAACCACCTCGAGAAGATCAACGCGGGCCGGCTCTACGTCGACGGCGAACTCGTCGGCTACCGCCAGAAGGGCGACAAGCTCTACGAGCTCAAGGACAGCGAGGTCGCCCTCAAACGCCGCGACATCGGCATGGTCTTCCAGCGCTTCAACCTCTTCCCCCACATGACCGCCCTCGAGAACGTCATGGAAGCCCCCATCCAGGTCAAGGGCGAGACCAAGGCCGTCGCCCGCGAACGCGCAGCCAAACTCCTGGACCGCGTCGGCCTCGCCGACCGCGCCCAGAACTACCCCTCCCAGCTCTCCGGAGGCCAGCAGCAACGCGTCGCCATCGCCCGCGCCCTCGCGATGGAACCCAAACTGATGCTCTTCGACGAGCCCACCTCCGCCCTCGACCCCGAACTCGTCGGCGACGTCCTCGACGTCATGCGCGGCCTCGCCGAAGACGGCATGACCATGGTCGTCGTCACCCACGAGATGGGCTTCGCCCGCGAAGTCGGCGACTCCCTCGTCTTCATGGACGGCGGCGTCGTCGTCGAATCCGGCAACCCCCGCGACGTCCTCACCAACCCCCAGCACGACCGCACCAAAGCCTTCCTCTCCAAGGTGCTGTAG
- a CDS encoding amino acid ABC transporter permease, with product MSVDLTPRTTGREAIKAVPVRHYGRYVTAVVAIALFVAIVYAFSQGKINWGAVPDYFFDPRILDGVGQTLILTVLSMAIGIIGGILLAVMRLSNNPVTSSIAWFYIWFFRGTPVLVQLVVWFNLGLVFEFINLGPFYKDEWSDFMTPFLTALLGLGLNEAAYMAEICRAGLLAVDEGQTEASHALGMSQGKTLRRIVIPQAMRVIVPPTGNEVINMLKTTSLVAVVQFSELFRQAQDIGQTSGAPVEMLFLAAAWYLIMTSVLSVGQYYLERHYARGSSRSLPPTPLQKIKATLFTVRRPKGAAA from the coding sequence ATGTCTGTTGACCTCACCCCCCGGACGACCGGGCGGGAGGCGATCAAGGCTGTTCCGGTGCGGCACTACGGCCGGTATGTCACCGCCGTCGTCGCGATCGCGCTGTTCGTCGCGATCGTCTACGCCTTCTCCCAGGGCAAGATCAACTGGGGCGCGGTCCCCGACTACTTCTTCGACCCGCGCATCCTCGACGGCGTCGGCCAGACCCTGATCCTGACCGTCCTGTCGATGGCGATCGGCATCATCGGCGGCATCCTCCTCGCCGTGATGCGCCTGTCGAACAACCCGGTCACCTCCTCCATCGCCTGGTTCTACATCTGGTTCTTCCGCGGCACCCCGGTCCTGGTCCAGCTCGTCGTCTGGTTCAACCTCGGCCTCGTCTTCGAGTTCATCAACCTCGGCCCGTTCTACAAGGACGAATGGTCCGACTTCATGACCCCGTTCCTCACCGCACTGCTGGGACTGGGACTCAACGAAGCCGCCTACATGGCCGAGATCTGCCGCGCCGGCCTCCTCGCCGTCGACGAAGGCCAGACCGAGGCCTCCCACGCCCTGGGCATGAGCCAGGGCAAGACCCTGCGCCGCATCGTCATCCCCCAGGCCATGCGCGTCATCGTGCCCCCCACGGGCAACGAAGTCATCAACATGCTCAAGACCACCTCCCTGGTCGCCGTCGTCCAGTTCTCCGAACTCTTCCGCCAGGCCCAAGACATCGGCCAGACCTCCGGCGCACCCGTCGAGATGCTCTTCCTCGCCGCCGCCTGGTACCTGATCATGACCTCGGTCCTCAGCGTCGGCCAGTACTACCTCGAACGCCACTACGCCCGCGGCTCCAGCCGCAGCCTGCCGCCCACCCCCCTGCAGAAGATCAAGGCCACCCTCTTCACGGTGCGCCGCCCGAAGGGAGCCGCGGCATGA
- a CDS encoding ABC transporter substrate-binding protein produces MNRQLTARRAIAAVATTGIVSLLAACGNQTEGAEETGGDKATAVAAPLADKLPQSIRDKGVIKVGSDIAYPPVEFKDGSGKVVGIDPDLADAMGKQLGVKFEFENGTFDTLITGLRSKRYDLAMSAMTDTKNRQEGVDSETGKKVGEGVDFVDYFTAGVSIYTKQGDDKGIKTWADLCGKKVVLQRGTVSEDLAKAENAKCLKAKKGKIAIEAFDNDQQAQTRLRAGGGDAGVSDFPVAAYAAKTSGGGKDFQIVGEQVEAAPYGIAVAKTNTQLRDAIQAALDAIIKNGEYEKIIAKWGVQAGSVTEAKINGGS; encoded by the coding sequence ATGAACCGACAGCTCACCGCACGCAGGGCGATCGCGGCCGTCGCCACGACCGGCATCGTCTCCCTCCTCGCCGCCTGCGGCAACCAGACCGAGGGCGCCGAGGAGACGGGCGGCGACAAGGCCACTGCCGTCGCCGCTCCGCTGGCGGACAAGCTCCCGCAGTCGATCCGCGACAAGGGTGTCATCAAGGTCGGCTCGGACATCGCCTACCCGCCGGTCGAGTTCAAGGACGGCTCCGGCAAGGTCGTCGGCATCGACCCCGACCTCGCGGACGCGATGGGCAAGCAGCTCGGGGTGAAGTTCGAGTTCGAGAACGGCACCTTCGACACCCTCATCACGGGTCTGCGCTCCAAGCGCTACGACCTCGCCATGTCGGCCATGACGGACACCAAGAACCGTCAGGAGGGTGTGGACTCCGAGACCGGCAAGAAGGTCGGCGAGGGCGTCGACTTCGTCGACTACTTCACCGCCGGTGTCTCGATCTACACGAAGCAGGGCGACGACAAGGGCATCAAGACCTGGGCCGACCTGTGCGGCAAGAAGGTCGTCCTGCAGCGCGGCACGGTCTCCGAGGACCTCGCCAAGGCCGAGAACGCCAAGTGCCTGAAGGCCAAGAAGGGCAAGATCGCGATCGAGGCCTTCGACAACGACCAGCAGGCCCAGACCCGTTTGCGTGCGGGCGGCGGTGACGCGGGCGTGTCCGACTTCCCCGTGGCGGCGTACGCGGCCAAGACCTCCGGCGGCGGCAAGGACTTCCAGATCGTGGGCGAGCAGGTCGAGGCCGCGCCGTACGGCATCGCGGTGGCGAAGACCAACACCCAGCTGCGTGACGCCATCCAGGCCGCGCTCGACGCCATCATCAAGAACGGCGAGTACGAGAAGATCATCGCCAAGTGGGGTGTCCAGGCCGGCTCGGTGACCGAGGCGAAGATCAACGGCGGTTCCTGA
- a CDS encoding LysR family transcriptional regulator — translation MLELRQLTVLKAIAQEGSLAAAARALHYTQPTITHHLGVLEAHFDARLVRRGPRGAALTELGAALLPHAEAVLERLRLAEREVRDLAERGTHTLHIGTFPTAGALLLPPAVKAVRQDGVQVSLVEGELPVLLRGLRARELHAALVFSQPGDRLDLDDDFELHPLLTDPLLLVMPEDHRCAALTHVPLEELKDDDWIGSADPRDPCDRVLSWACAQYSFEPVHALRTDDYAVVQGFVAAGAGVALVPRLALGTPREDVAVRKPTGPPLAREISVAVLRTTAARSTRELVEALTLQAERIGRRWSDLDGPGTIGPA, via the coding sequence ATGCTCGAACTGCGTCAGCTGACCGTCCTGAAGGCCATCGCCCAGGAGGGCTCGCTCGCGGCCGCCGCCCGCGCGCTGCACTACACACAGCCCACCATCACCCACCACCTCGGGGTCCTCGAAGCGCACTTCGACGCCCGTCTGGTGCGACGAGGGCCCCGTGGCGCCGCGCTGACCGAGCTCGGAGCGGCACTGCTCCCGCACGCGGAGGCCGTCCTCGAACGGCTGCGGCTCGCCGAACGCGAGGTCCGGGACCTGGCCGAGCGCGGCACGCACACCCTGCACATCGGCACCTTCCCCACGGCGGGCGCCCTGCTGCTGCCCCCGGCGGTGAAGGCCGTGCGACAGGACGGGGTGCAGGTGTCCCTCGTCGAGGGCGAGCTGCCGGTCCTGCTGCGGGGCCTGCGCGCCCGGGAGCTGCACGCCGCCCTCGTCTTCTCCCAGCCGGGCGACCGGCTCGACCTCGACGACGACTTCGAGCTGCATCCGCTGCTGACCGACCCGCTGCTGCTCGTCATGCCCGAGGACCACCGCTGCGCCGCCCTGACGCACGTACCCCTCGAAGAGCTCAAGGACGACGACTGGATCGGTTCGGCGGACCCCCGGGACCCCTGCGACCGGGTCCTGTCCTGGGCCTGTGCGCAGTACTCCTTCGAGCCGGTGCACGCCCTGCGGACCGACGACTACGCCGTCGTCCAGGGCTTCGTGGCCGCGGGTGCGGGAGTGGCGCTCGTCCCGCGGCTCGCCCTGGGCACCCCGCGCGAGGACGTCGCGGTGCGGAAGCCGACGGGCCCTCCGCTCGCGCGTGAGATCAGCGTGGCCGTGCTGCGCACGACCGCCGCGCGCAGCACGCGGGAACTGGTGGAGGCCCTCACCCTGCAGGCCGAGCGGATCGGCCGGCGGTGGAGCGACCTCGACGGCCCGGGCACGATCGGCCCGGCGTAA
- a CDS encoding glycoside hydrolase family 16 protein: protein MVPHRSVLRRLIGTCAALAACVGAAAAPAGVEEPPSLVDPATPAGVQPLGSTARAAQALVFSDEFTGTSLDTSKWTARDQERTESSRTDGIRWWYKPANVRVITSDGGNLAIDLTRLADKQYAGGRVDSQGKFDYTHGTLEARVHTPYATNGHLAAVWLQASGGHGSTPGTAADGAEYDITETADQADTYPVTIHYDGYAADHKQSSATVGAPGLHSSWYHTYGMSWTPTRIQFTYDGAVVRTVTDPELISLVREFPILSHEVLQFADGSVTNAPLDSSSTVYVDHIRVWQ from the coding sequence ATGGTTCCGCACCGCTCCGTACTCCGCCGCCTCATCGGGACCTGCGCGGCGCTTGCCGCCTGCGTGGGCGCGGCCGCCGCACCGGCCGGCGTCGAGGAGCCCCCGTCCCTGGTCGACCCCGCCACACCCGCAGGCGTCCAGCCGCTCGGCAGCACGGCCCGCGCGGCCCAGGCCCTGGTGTTCAGCGACGAGTTCACCGGAACGTCCCTGGACACGTCCAAGTGGACCGCCCGCGACCAGGAACGCACCGAGTCCTCCCGCACCGACGGCATCCGCTGGTGGTACAAGCCCGCCAACGTGCGTGTCATCACCTCCGACGGCGGAAACCTCGCCATCGACCTCACCCGACTCGCCGACAAGCAGTACGCGGGCGGCCGCGTCGACAGCCAGGGAAAGTTCGACTACACCCACGGGACCCTCGAAGCCCGCGTGCACACCCCGTACGCGACGAACGGCCACCTCGCGGCCGTCTGGCTCCAGGCGAGCGGTGGCCACGGCTCGACGCCGGGCACGGCCGCGGACGGAGCCGAGTACGACATCACGGAGACCGCCGACCAGGCCGACACCTACCCCGTCACCATCCACTACGACGGCTACGCCGCCGACCACAAGCAGTCCTCCGCCACGGTGGGCGCCCCCGGCCTGCACAGCAGCTGGTACCACACCTACGGCATGAGCTGGACGCCCACCCGGATCCAGTTCACCTACGACGGCGCCGTCGTACGCACCGTCACCGACCCCGAGCTGATCAGCCTGGTGAGGGAGTTCCCGATCCTCTCCCACGAGGTCCTGCAGTTCGCCGACGGCTCGGTCACGAACGCGCCGCTCGACTCCAGTTCCACCGTGTACGTCGACCACATCCGCGTCTGGCAGTGA
- a CDS encoding aminotransferase class I/II-fold pyridoxal phosphate-dependent enzyme, with protein sequence MNSTTTAPTTGPPPARSGPQPAPYAEALRAQASRDWVRLNVPGHAADTASFGPLTSLLGPEALRLDFPPLLDGIDLGPTAPLGEALSLAAEAWGARRTWFLTNGASQGNQIASLVTPALGRVLVVQRSVHSSVIDGLVLSGLEAAFVQPSVDEEQGIAHGVTAEDLAKALAEHPDAAAAYVVSPSYFGAVADVRALAETAHAAGVPLIVDEAWGSHFGFHPALPGNALSQGADLVTSSTHKLAGSLTQSAMLHLGHGPFADRLEPLVDRAFRLVQSTSASALLMASLDLARATLVAGHDAIGASVEAADTVRRVIRRLGRYAIVSDSFGLFPDIAAADPLRIAIDTRSGGISGHEARRLLSRDHQIMVEVATDSAIVAVVGAGAAPDTDRFIEALHCLPTPLVDAGPDNRSRLRLPAPGPARLTAREAFLCPSRSVPAGEAVGMISADTLAAYPPGIPNVLPGEVITAEVVDFLQRTATAPSGHVRGALDHAVSRLRVVDPAPRLSH encoded by the coding sequence GTGAACAGCACAACCACCGCACCGACCACCGGCCCGCCGCCCGCCCGGAGCGGCCCGCAGCCCGCCCCGTACGCCGAGGCGCTCCGCGCCCAGGCGAGCCGCGACTGGGTCCGGCTGAACGTTCCCGGACACGCCGCGGACACGGCGAGCTTCGGCCCGCTCACCTCCCTCCTCGGCCCGGAGGCGCTCCGCCTGGACTTCCCGCCCCTCCTGGACGGCATCGATCTCGGCCCCACCGCCCCGCTGGGCGAGGCACTGTCCCTGGCCGCCGAGGCGTGGGGCGCCCGCCGCACCTGGTTCCTCACCAACGGCGCCTCGCAGGGCAACCAGATCGCCTCGCTCGTGACCCCGGCCCTCGGCCGTGTCCTGGTCGTACAGCGCAGCGTCCACTCCAGCGTCATCGACGGACTCGTGCTCTCGGGCCTGGAGGCCGCGTTCGTCCAGCCCTCGGTCGACGAGGAGCAGGGCATCGCCCATGGAGTCACCGCGGAGGACCTGGCGAAGGCCCTCGCCGAGCACCCGGACGCGGCGGCCGCCTACGTGGTCTCCCCGAGCTACTTCGGTGCGGTCGCCGATGTCCGCGCCCTGGCGGAGACGGCGCATGCCGCGGGTGTCCCGCTGATCGTGGACGAGGCGTGGGGCTCCCACTTCGGCTTCCACCCCGCACTGCCCGGCAACGCGCTCTCCCAGGGCGCGGACCTGGTCACCTCCAGCACCCACAAGCTGGCCGGGAGCCTCACCCAGTCGGCGATGCTGCACCTCGGGCACGGGCCCTTCGCCGATCGGCTCGAACCGCTGGTGGACCGTGCCTTCCGCCTCGTCCAGTCGACGAGCGCGAGCGCGCTGCTCATGGCCTCCCTCGACCTGGCACGGGCCACGCTGGTGGCGGGCCACGACGCCATCGGGGCGTCCGTGGAGGCGGCGGACACGGTACGCCGGGTGATCCGCCGGCTCGGCAGGTACGCGATCGTCAGCGACTCCTTCGGGCTGTTCCCGGACATCGCCGCCGCGGATCCCCTGCGCATCGCCATCGACACCCGCAGCGGCGGCATATCCGGCCACGAGGCACGCCGCCTGCTCAGCCGCGACCACCAGATCATGGTGGAGGTGGCCACCGACTCCGCGATCGTCGCCGTGGTGGGGGCGGGTGCCGCGCCGGACACGGACCGCTTCATCGAGGCCCTGCACTGTCTGCCCACGCCGCTGGTCGACGCCGGCCCGGACAACCGCTCCCGTCTGCGGCTGCCCGCTCCCGGCCCGGCCCGGCTCACCGCCCGCGAGGCCTTCCTGTGTCCTTCGCGCAGTGTGCCCGCCGGGGAGGCCGTCGGCATGATCTCCGCGGACACGCTCGCCGCCTACCCGCCGGGCATCCCGAACGTACTGCCGGGCGAGGTCATCACCGCCGAGGTGGTGGACTTCCTCCAGCGCACCGCCACGGCTCCCAGTGGCCATGTGCGCGGCGCTCTCGACCACGCGGTCTCCCGCCTCCGCGTCGTCGACCCCGCTCCACGGCTCTCGCACTGA
- a CDS encoding SpoIIE family protein phosphatase/ATP-binding protein, with protein sequence MAGPLGRLRSVMSARTVASQVFILQATVALLLVVAAVVALVLQSRADSEREARNRSIAVAQAFASAPGVKEALAGADPTAALQSRTEATRVASGLDFIVVMTPEGIRHTHPDPDRIGKKYVGTIAPAAAGGVVTETVTGSLGPSVRTVAPVTGRDGKVLGLVSAGITVDRASGLTRDQLPVLIGAAVFALAVATSGAALISRRLRHQTHGLGPTEMTRMYEHHDAVLHAVREGVLIVDTDHRLVLVNDEARRLLAIPPDAQGRPVGELGIDANIARLLRSGRPASDEVHVIGDRLVAVNQRSMSPEATSCDVPVGTVATLRDTTELWALTGRADSAQGRLRLVYDAGMRIGTTLDVVRTSQELSDFAVPRFADYVTVDLPDAVMSGEEPAETGTGMRRIAFAGIRDDTPLYAQGRLIHFVDATPQAEAYARGKTVLEADLGAFSGWQEQEPARARRLVGYGIHSMIAVPLRARDVTLGIATFWRARKPEPFDDEDVSLAEELVARAAVNIDNARRYTREHMMAVALQRSLLPRALPEQAALDVAYHYLPAQPGLGGVGGDWFDVIPLPGARVALVVGDVVGHGFHAAATMGRLRTAVHNFSTLDLPPDELLWHMDELVSRIDQDENEDGSVTGVTGATCLYAIYDPASRLCTMARAGHLEPAIVHPGGDVEFIGLPAGPPLGLGGLPFETSELHLSEGSSLVLYTDGLVEDRDRDIDEGLELLRCVLARDGRTPEETCRAVLDAMLPERPGDDVALVVARTRVLGGNRAATWDVPSDPSAVGRVRAEVTRTLNGWGLAEEVFTTELILSELVTNAIRHARGPITVRLIRDRNLICEVSDGSSTAPHLRRAATTDEGGRGLFLVSRYAERWGTRYTGSGKVIWTEQPLPV encoded by the coding sequence ATGGCCGGTCCCCTCGGCCGCCTGCGCTCGGTGATGAGCGCGCGGACCGTCGCAAGCCAGGTGTTCATCCTGCAGGCGACGGTGGCTCTGCTGCTCGTCGTCGCCGCTGTCGTGGCACTGGTCCTCCAGTCCCGGGCCGACAGCGAGCGGGAGGCCCGCAACCGATCGATCGCCGTGGCCCAGGCCTTCGCGAGCGCGCCGGGTGTCAAGGAAGCCCTTGCCGGCGCCGATCCGACGGCGGCCCTGCAGAGCCGGACCGAGGCCACCAGGGTGGCCTCCGGGCTGGACTTCATCGTCGTCATGACCCCGGAGGGCATCCGCCACACCCATCCGGACCCGGACCGGATCGGGAAGAAGTACGTGGGCACCATCGCACCGGCGGCGGCGGGCGGCGTCGTGACGGAGACCGTCACCGGCTCCCTGGGCCCCTCCGTACGGACCGTCGCACCTGTCACCGGCAGGGACGGGAAGGTGCTCGGTCTCGTGTCGGCCGGGATCACGGTGGATCGCGCGAGCGGCCTGACCCGGGACCAGCTGCCCGTGCTGATCGGCGCCGCCGTGTTCGCCCTGGCCGTCGCCACCTCGGGCGCGGCCCTGATCAGCCGGCGCCTGCGGCACCAGACGCACGGCCTCGGACCCACCGAGATGACCCGGATGTACGAGCACCACGACGCCGTCCTGCACGCCGTACGGGAGGGTGTGCTGATCGTCGACACCGACCACCGGCTGGTGCTCGTCAACGACGAGGCGCGACGGCTGCTCGCCATTCCCCCGGACGCCCAGGGCCGCCCCGTCGGCGAACTCGGCATCGACGCGAACATCGCCCGGCTGCTGCGGTCCGGACGCCCGGCCAGCGACGAGGTGCATGTGATCGGGGACCGGCTCGTGGCCGTGAACCAGCGCTCCATGAGCCCGGAGGCGACATCCTGCGACGTACCGGTCGGCACCGTCGCCACCCTGCGCGACACCACCGAGCTGTGGGCGCTGACCGGCAGGGCGGACTCCGCCCAGGGGCGCCTGAGGCTCGTGTACGACGCCGGGATGAGGATCGGTACCACCCTCGACGTGGTGCGGACCTCCCAGGAACTCAGCGACTTCGCGGTCCCGCGGTTCGCCGACTACGTCACGGTCGATCTGCCGGACGCCGTGATGAGCGGCGAGGAACCCGCGGAGACCGGCACCGGCATGCGCCGCATCGCCTTCGCGGGCATCAGGGACGACACCCCGCTCTACGCGCAGGGACGGCTGATCCACTTCGTGGACGCCACACCGCAGGCTGAGGCGTACGCCAGGGGGAAGACCGTCCTGGAGGCGGATCTGGGCGCGTTCTCCGGCTGGCAGGAACAGGAGCCCGCCCGTGCGCGCAGACTCGTCGGGTACGGAATCCACTCGATGATCGCCGTCCCGCTGCGTGCCCGTGATGTGACCCTCGGCATCGCCACCTTCTGGCGCGCGCGGAAGCCCGAGCCCTTCGACGACGAGGACGTGTCGCTCGCCGAGGAACTGGTCGCCCGCGCCGCCGTGAACATCGACAACGCCCGCCGCTACACACGTGAGCACATGATGGCGGTCGCCCTTCAGCGCAGTCTGCTGCCGCGCGCCCTGCCCGAGCAGGCCGCCCTCGACGTCGCGTACCACTACCTGCCCGCACAACCCGGCCTCGGCGGGGTCGGCGGCGACTGGTTCGACGTGATCCCCCTGCCCGGCGCCCGGGTGGCCCTCGTGGTCGGCGACGTCGTCGGTCACGGCTTCCACGCGGCCGCCACCATGGGACGGCTGCGTACGGCCGTCCACAACTTCTCGACCCTGGACCTGCCGCCCGACGAACTGCTGTGGCACATGGACGAACTCGTCTCCCGCATCGACCAGGACGAGAACGAGGACGGTTCCGTCACCGGGGTCACCGGAGCCACCTGTCTGTACGCCATCTACGACCCGGCCTCGCGCCTGTGCACCATGGCCCGCGCCGGACACCTGGAGCCGGCGATCGTGCACCCCGGCGGAGACGTCGAGTTCATCGGGCTTCCGGCCGGCCCGCCGCTCGGCCTCGGCGGTCTGCCCTTCGAGACGTCGGAACTGCATCTGTCCGAGGGGAGCAGCCTGGTCCTCTACACGGACGGCCTCGTCGAGGACCGCGACCGGGACATCGACGAGGGACTGGAGCTGCTCCGCTGCGTCCTCGCCCGCGACGGCCGCACTCCCGAGGAGACCTGCCGTGCCGTGCTCGACGCCATGCTGCCCGAGCGGCCCGGCGACGACGTCGCCCTCGTCGTCGCCCGTACCCGGGTGCTGGGCGGGAACCGCGCCGCCACCTGGGACGTGCCGAGCGACCCTTCCGCCGTCGGACGGGTACGGGCGGAGGTCACCCGCACCCTGAACGGCTGGGGACTGGCGGAGGAGGTGTTCACCACCGAGCTGATCCTCAGCGAGCTGGTCACCAACGCCATCCGGCACGCCCGTGGGCCGATCACGGTGCGGCTGATCCGCGACCGGAACCTGATCTGCGAGGTGTCCGACGGCAGCAGCACCGCCCCCCACCTGAGGCGGGCCGCCACCACGGACGAAGGGGGACGGGGCCTGTTCCTGGTGTCCCGGTACGCCGAGCGCTGGGGCACCCGCTACACCGGCAGCGGCAAGGTCATCTGGACCGAACAGCCGCTTCCGGTGTAG